Proteins encoded in a region of the Pyxidicoccus trucidator genome:
- the ileS gene encoding isoleucine--tRNA ligase — MSDTPPKEKDFKDTVNLPRTEFPMKGNLAQLEPRMLGWWGERGIWGKILEKNAKVEPFVLPDGPPYANGHLHAGHALNRVLKDIVVKYRNMSGRLCDFIPGWDTHGLPIEQAVEKRLKDKKVDKRTLSRDAFLEACRAYALEFIEIQKGEAQRMGTFASWDKPYKTLDFPYEAQEIRELANFARRDMLYRRKKPVYWCLTDQTALAEAEVEYENHKSPSVYVAFKAGPEVADKVPALKGKDVAFVIWTTTPWTLPANLAIAVNPEFEYVFYQLGERVICVAKDLLPKVLAEVKSDELAVKHVQLPGGEVSAAALVDPSRILAYVRGEELEHLTYQHPFYERRGRVLLGEHVTLEAGTGLVHTAPGHGQEDYEVGLKYGLDIYNPVRPDGRYDETAGEALAGKKVFEANPLVIATLVEKGALLNDAKDTVEHSYPHCWRCHNPIILSATYQWFIPLDKPFRGEKTYRQAVLDEVDKVQWVPSWGHSRIRGMLETRPDWTISRQRTWGVPICIAYCEGCEEAVVSPELMDRVADKVETEGVGVWYRTPVKEFLPADFKCPRCGKGEFRRETDILDVWFDSACMFSAVLEKRQRIPADLFLEGSDQHRGWFHSSMLVAVGTRDMSPYKACLTHGFVVDGQGEKMSKSKGNVVAPEKIIQQYGAEVMRLWVAASDYRNDVRLSDQILKGLSEGYRKVRNTVRYALSNLYDFDPALHTVPAAELLPLDQWARGRLAQVVERVRKAYEDYEFHLVYATVLDFVAGDLSAVYFDILKDRLYTWRTDGKARRSAQTVLHEVSSVLLRLLAPVMSFTTEEAWQFLPGKQAESVFLAGFPEPAAKLEPALAERYAKLFTVRGAVQGVLEAARRDKLIGASLEARVVLTADAKARDFLKAHLDELPGLFITSQVELSDSAGEKAQPLDVTQAFGEGVRVMAEVLAAKGEKCPRCWTYTEAVGHGGDVCLKCRDALAA, encoded by the coding sequence ATGAGCGACACGCCCCCGAAGGAGAAGGACTTCAAGGACACCGTCAACCTGCCCCGCACGGAGTTCCCCATGAAGGGGAACCTGGCGCAGCTCGAGCCTCGGATGCTCGGCTGGTGGGGAGAGCGGGGCATCTGGGGCAAGATTCTGGAGAAGAACGCGAAGGTCGAGCCCTTCGTGCTGCCGGACGGCCCGCCGTATGCCAATGGCCACCTGCACGCCGGCCACGCGCTGAACCGCGTCCTCAAGGACATCGTCGTGAAGTACCGCAACATGTCCGGCCGCCTGTGCGACTTCATCCCCGGCTGGGACACGCACGGCCTGCCGATTGAGCAGGCCGTGGAGAAGCGCCTCAAGGACAAGAAGGTGGACAAGCGCACCCTGTCGCGCGACGCCTTCCTGGAGGCGTGCCGCGCCTACGCGCTGGAGTTCATCGAAATCCAGAAGGGCGAGGCCCAGCGCATGGGCACCTTCGCGTCGTGGGACAAGCCCTACAAGACGCTCGACTTCCCCTACGAGGCGCAGGAGATCCGCGAGCTCGCCAACTTCGCGCGCCGGGACATGCTCTACCGCCGCAAGAAGCCGGTGTACTGGTGCCTCACGGACCAGACGGCGCTGGCCGAGGCGGAAGTCGAGTACGAGAACCACAAGTCCCCGTCCGTGTACGTGGCCTTCAAGGCCGGCCCGGAAGTGGCGGACAAGGTGCCCGCGCTGAAGGGGAAGGACGTCGCCTTCGTCATCTGGACCACGACGCCCTGGACGCTGCCGGCCAACCTGGCCATCGCCGTCAACCCCGAGTTCGAGTACGTCTTCTACCAGCTCGGCGAGCGCGTCATCTGCGTGGCCAAGGACTTGCTGCCCAAGGTGCTGGCGGAGGTGAAGTCGGACGAGCTGGCGGTGAAGCACGTGCAGCTCCCCGGCGGCGAGGTGTCCGCCGCGGCGCTGGTGGACCCGTCGCGAATCCTCGCGTACGTGCGCGGCGAGGAGCTGGAGCACCTGACGTACCAGCACCCCTTCTATGAGCGGCGGGGCCGCGTCCTCCTCGGCGAGCACGTGACGCTGGAGGCCGGTACGGGCCTGGTGCACACGGCGCCGGGGCACGGCCAGGAGGACTACGAGGTCGGCCTGAAGTACGGGCTGGACATCTACAACCCGGTGCGCCCGGACGGCCGCTACGACGAGACGGCAGGCGAGGCGCTGGCGGGCAAGAAGGTCTTCGAGGCCAACCCGCTCGTCATCGCCACGCTGGTGGAGAAGGGCGCGCTGCTGAACGACGCGAAGGACACCGTCGAGCACAGCTACCCGCACTGCTGGCGCTGCCACAACCCCATCATCCTCAGCGCGACGTACCAGTGGTTCATCCCGCTGGACAAGCCGTTCCGCGGCGAGAAGACGTACCGCCAGGCGGTGCTGGACGAGGTGGACAAGGTGCAGTGGGTGCCCTCGTGGGGGCACAGCCGCATCCGGGGCATGCTGGAGACGCGGCCGGACTGGACCATCAGCCGCCAGCGCACGTGGGGCGTGCCCATCTGCATCGCCTACTGCGAGGGCTGTGAAGAGGCGGTGGTGTCGCCCGAGCTGATGGACCGGGTGGCGGACAAGGTGGAGACGGAAGGCGTGGGCGTCTGGTACCGCACGCCGGTGAAGGAGTTCCTGCCCGCGGACTTCAAGTGCCCGCGCTGCGGCAAGGGCGAGTTCCGGCGCGAGACGGACATCCTCGACGTGTGGTTCGACTCGGCGTGCATGTTCTCCGCGGTGCTGGAGAAGCGGCAGCGGATTCCGGCGGACCTCTTCCTGGAGGGCAGCGACCAGCACCGCGGGTGGTTCCACTCGTCCATGCTGGTGGCGGTGGGGACTCGCGACATGTCGCCCTACAAGGCCTGCCTCACCCACGGCTTCGTGGTGGACGGCCAGGGCGAGAAGATGTCGAAGAGCAAGGGCAACGTCGTCGCGCCGGAGAAAATCATCCAGCAGTACGGCGCGGAGGTGATGCGCCTGTGGGTGGCGGCGAGCGACTACCGCAACGACGTGCGCCTGTCGGACCAGATTCTGAAGGGCCTGTCGGAGGGCTACCGGAAGGTCCGCAACACGGTGCGCTACGCGCTGAGCAACCTGTATGACTTCGACCCGGCGCTGCACACGGTGCCGGCGGCGGAGCTGCTGCCGCTGGACCAGTGGGCGCGAGGCCGGCTGGCGCAGGTGGTGGAGCGGGTGCGCAAGGCGTACGAGGACTACGAGTTCCACCTCGTGTACGCGACGGTGCTGGACTTCGTCGCGGGCGACTTGTCGGCGGTGTACTTCGACATCCTGAAGGACCGGCTCTACACGTGGCGCACGGACGGCAAGGCGCGGCGCAGCGCGCAGACGGTGCTGCACGAGGTGTCGTCGGTGCTGCTGCGGCTGCTGGCGCCGGTGATGAGCTTCACGACGGAAGAGGCGTGGCAGTTCCTGCCGGGGAAGCAGGCGGAGAGCGTGTTCCTGGCGGGCTTCCCGGAGCCGGCGGCGAAGTTGGAGCCGGCGCTGGCGGAGCGGTACGCGAAGCTGTTCACGGTGCGCGGCGCGGTGCAGGGCGTGCTGGAGGCGGCGCGGCGGGACAAGCTCATCGGCGCGTCGCTGGAGGCGCGGGTGGTGCTGACGGCGGACGCGAAGGCGCGCGACTTCCTGAAGGCGCACCTGGACGAGCTGCCGGGGCTGTTCATCACCAGCCAGGTGGAGCTGTCGGACTCGGCGGGTGAGAAGGCGCAGCCGCTGGACGTGACGCAGGCGTTCGGCGAGGGCGTGCGGGTGATGGCCGAGGTGCTGGCGGCGAAGGGCGAGAAGTGCCCGCGCTGCTGGACGTACACGGAGGCCGTGGGGCACGGCGGCGACGTGTGCCTCAAGTGCCGGGACGCGCTGGCGGCCTGA
- a CDS encoding Kelch repeat-containing protein has protein sequence MHQRSKTPWALLCLIAVALASPLGCGEPLPSEEVPTSGSVQFAGSIPQALAGDDVTRVTVTLTASGVPASTTTLTLANGSWSGALYQVPAGTQRTFTAEAFNTEGALRYRGQATGVTIVTGETAVVAITLQSIDTTPAFDNTVPCIDSLVASSSTVLPGGSITLRATAHDPDVNDTFTYAWTATGGSYNATGTATTQWTAPQTSGTYSLTLTVTDSRGASATINLSINVISTDGGTAGSASVGVSFNTSPTVRGITVSRSPVPVGQSTTVTVDAVDGDGDTLSYQWTAACAGTWTQATSPSASFTPSALPAGDPCGNCPLTVAVSDTHGGRSQGTLRVCVGPGTGASIPPRIVLTHQSASTVAGGGSATLRVIAEDGDGSALTFGWAASTGTVGTPTNGFTSSEVRWTAPACVPSGAAPTITATVTNARGFSASHTFSVSVLNGTDCGSGTVAKWDTTGSMLTLRYNASAIMLASGKVLVSGGYNPAIHTSAELYDPATGSWSAAGNMARARWGHTLTRLPSGKVLAVGGVTNTSSGGETRNADIYDPTTNTWTEAAPMTFSRGGHTATLLPSGKVLVIGGTSAETGGGRIPELYDPATNAWVPVTSPTATSRSTHVTVTLPSGKLLVAGGGAAAELYDPATDTWAPATGLTGTNWNRAYLLPSGKVLLNVGLALSQYDPLLNTLTSVGSLVHSRTTSSQVMLPSGKVFVTGGTQDIGSITELFDPATGTTSFSVSMPASRYGSATVLLPSGKVLVAGGFVAGAYTNTALLYTP, from the coding sequence ATGCATCAGCGCAGCAAGACTCCGTGGGCACTGCTCTGCCTCATCGCCGTGGCCCTCGCCTCCCCCCTGGGCTGTGGCGAGCCGCTTCCCTCCGAGGAGGTGCCCACCTCGGGCTCCGTCCAGTTCGCGGGCTCCATTCCCCAGGCGCTCGCGGGAGATGACGTCACCCGCGTCACCGTCACCCTCACCGCCAGCGGCGTGCCGGCCTCCACCACCACGCTGACCCTGGCGAACGGTTCATGGAGCGGCGCCCTCTACCAGGTGCCCGCCGGCACCCAGCGCACCTTCACCGCCGAGGCGTTCAACACCGAGGGCGCCCTGCGCTACCGCGGACAGGCCACCGGCGTCACCATCGTCACGGGTGAGACCGCCGTGGTGGCCATCACCCTCCAGTCCATCGACACGACGCCCGCCTTCGACAACACCGTCCCCTGCATCGACTCGCTCGTCGCGTCGTCCAGCACGGTGCTGCCGGGCGGGAGCATCACCCTGCGGGCCACGGCGCATGACCCGGACGTGAATGACACCTTCACGTATGCCTGGACGGCCACGGGCGGCAGCTACAACGCCACCGGGACGGCGACGACACAGTGGACGGCTCCCCAGACCTCCGGCACCTATTCCCTCACGCTGACCGTCACCGACTCGCGCGGCGCGTCGGCCACCATCAACCTCTCCATCAATGTCATCTCCACGGACGGAGGGACGGCGGGCAGTGCCAGCGTCGGCGTCTCCTTCAACACGTCGCCGACCGTGCGAGGCATCACCGTCTCCCGCTCGCCGGTGCCGGTGGGCCAGAGCACCACCGTCACCGTGGACGCCGTCGACGGGGATGGCGACACCCTCTCCTATCAGTGGACCGCCGCCTGCGCGGGCACCTGGACCCAGGCCACTTCGCCCAGCGCGTCCTTCACGCCCAGCGCCCTGCCCGCCGGAGACCCGTGCGGCAACTGCCCGCTCACCGTCGCCGTGTCGGACACGCATGGCGGCAGGAGCCAGGGCACGCTGCGCGTCTGCGTGGGCCCGGGCACGGGCGCGAGCATCCCGCCCCGCATCGTCCTCACGCACCAGTCCGCGAGCACCGTGGCCGGCGGCGGCAGCGCCACCCTGCGCGTGATTGCCGAGGACGGCGACGGAAGCGCCCTCACCTTCGGCTGGGCCGCGAGCACCGGCACCGTGGGCACTCCGACGAACGGCTTCACCTCCAGCGAGGTCCGCTGGACGGCCCCGGCCTGCGTGCCCTCGGGCGCCGCGCCGACCATCACCGCCACCGTCACCAATGCGCGGGGCTTCTCCGCGTCGCATACCTTCAGCGTCAGCGTCCTCAACGGCACGGACTGCGGCAGCGGCACCGTGGCGAAGTGGGACACCACCGGCAGCATGCTCACGCTCCGCTACAATGCCTCCGCCATCATGCTTGCCTCCGGCAAGGTGCTGGTGTCTGGAGGCTACAACCCGGCCATCCATACCTCGGCCGAGCTCTATGACCCGGCCACGGGCAGTTGGAGTGCCGCGGGCAACATGGCCCGAGCGCGCTGGGGCCATACGCTGACGCGCCTGCCGTCCGGCAAGGTCCTGGCGGTGGGAGGCGTCACCAACACGTCGAGCGGCGGCGAGACCCGGAATGCCGACATCTACGACCCCACGACCAACACCTGGACGGAGGCCGCGCCCATGACCTTCTCGCGCGGGGGCCACACGGCCACCCTGCTGCCCTCGGGAAAGGTGCTGGTCATCGGAGGGACCTCCGCCGAGACAGGCGGCGGCCGCATCCCCGAGCTGTATGACCCCGCGACCAATGCCTGGGTCCCCGTGACGAGTCCCACGGCCACGTCACGCTCCACCCACGTGACGGTGACCCTGCCCTCCGGGAAGCTCCTGGTCGCCGGCGGTGGAGCCGCCGCCGAGCTCTATGACCCGGCCACGGACACCTGGGCGCCCGCCACCGGACTGACCGGCACAAATTGGAACCGTGCCTACCTGCTGCCCTCCGGCAAGGTCCTGCTGAACGTCGGGCTTGCCCTCTCGCAGTATGACCCGCTGCTCAACACCCTGACGAGCGTGGGCTCACTGGTCCACAGCCGCACGACCTCCTCCCAGGTGATGTTGCCGTCGGGCAAGGTCTTCGTCACCGGTGGCACCCAGGACATCGGCTCCATCACGGAGCTCTTCGACCCGGCCACGGGCACCACGTCCTTCTCCGTGAGCATGCCGGCGTCCCGCTATGGCTCCGCCACCGTCCTGCTGCCGTCGGGCAAGGTGCTCGTCGCCGGCGGTTTCGTCGCGGGCGCCTACACCAACACGGCCCTGCTCTACACGCCCTGA
- a CDS encoding DUF2381 family protein, with protein MWSPLPGRFVLLVVLVASTALARDSERSGVRTLLLSEHPDDATHRVYVAGQVVTSLRFEQPVDAARTRLLGWGGRFEPLGVVGQKVILEPLRDLASDEGLPLLVTLKDGTEVPFLLRPASEDDGRKTDQQVNVFKDPESYDAMASTLRRVKKEARVLREENERLRQEETSEDHALAALLVKGSIEQTPFLVARTLMAVDEDAKIQAVLFRGKGKAAVVFKVTNLHAHNPWSVQRVRLTTLPGGSERTAAVRATAPSFAPGASGVVAIVTDGSAFAEEGRLTDLFLEVYRHDGLRTAFVTLEHRLTGE; from the coding sequence ATGTGGAGCCCACTACCTGGCCGGTTCGTCCTGCTCGTCGTCCTGGTGGCGTCCACTGCTCTCGCGCGCGACTCCGAGCGGAGCGGTGTACGGACCCTCCTGCTCTCCGAGCACCCGGACGATGCGACCCATCGCGTCTACGTGGCGGGGCAGGTGGTCACCAGCCTCCGGTTCGAGCAGCCTGTGGACGCAGCCAGGACGCGGCTCCTCGGCTGGGGAGGCAGGTTCGAACCACTGGGCGTGGTCGGACAGAAGGTCATCCTGGAGCCGCTCCGTGACCTTGCCTCCGATGAAGGGCTCCCCCTGCTCGTGACGCTCAAGGATGGAACGGAGGTTCCGTTCCTGTTGCGGCCTGCCTCGGAGGACGACGGACGGAAGACCGACCAGCAGGTGAACGTGTTCAAGGACCCCGAGAGCTACGATGCGATGGCCTCGACCTTGAGGCGGGTGAAGAAGGAGGCCCGGGTTCTACGCGAGGAGAACGAGCGGCTCCGCCAGGAGGAGACCTCGGAGGACCATGCCCTCGCCGCGCTCCTGGTCAAGGGTTCCATTGAACAGACTCCGTTCCTCGTGGCGCGAACCCTCATGGCAGTGGATGAGGACGCGAAGATTCAAGCCGTCCTGTTTCGTGGGAAGGGGAAGGCGGCCGTCGTCTTCAAGGTCACCAACCTGCACGCGCACAATCCCTGGAGTGTGCAGCGGGTGCGGCTCACCACCCTCCCTGGTGGGAGCGAGCGAACGGCAGCGGTACGGGCCACCGCCCCGTCGTTCGCGCCGGGGGCCTCAGGTGTGGTCGCCATCGTCACGGACGGAAGCGCCTTCGCGGAAGAGGGGCGATTGACGGACCTGTTCCTGGAGGTCTACCGCCATGACGGGCTACGGACGGCCTTCGTCACCCTGGAACATCGGCTGACCGGGGAGTAA
- a CDS encoding imm11 family protein, whose product MPQLRYFRLSENVQSGYWYLGDPQDEQGLEVDAPYLLRAGQPIRVKSRLTVPINEPGKPLDFSTAGTGAAPVVHVKVASIFAELAPDDVQLIPVNIRGYLDQYLILVATKLIRCIDDKASEEVRYWKPEHGQPERVGEYKVVSGLRIDASKVGDAKVFRTWGWDLALIVSEDIKKALERVKATGVKFTQV is encoded by the coding sequence ATGCCCCAGCTGCGCTACTTCAGGCTTAGCGAGAACGTCCAATCCGGGTACTGGTACCTGGGAGATCCCCAGGACGAGCAGGGTCTGGAAGTGGACGCCCCCTATCTGCTCAGAGCGGGACAGCCTATCCGCGTCAAGAGCCGCCTGACCGTGCCCATCAACGAACCAGGCAAGCCGTTGGACTTTTCCACAGCGGGCACGGGCGCAGCGCCCGTCGTTCACGTCAAGGTGGCGTCCATCTTCGCGGAGCTGGCCCCCGATGACGTGCAGCTCATCCCCGTGAACATCCGAGGCTACCTGGACCAGTATCTCATCCTGGTGGCCACGAAGCTCATCCGCTGCATCGACGACAAGGCGTCCGAGGAGGTGCGTTACTGGAAGCCGGAGCATGGGCAACCAGAGCGGGTCGGTGAGTACAAGGTCGTGAGCGGGCTGCGCATCGACGCCTCGAAGGTAGGGGACGCCAAAGTGTTCCGCACATGGGGCTGGGATCTTGCACTCATCGTCTCCGAGGACATCAAGAAAGCCTTGGAGCGCGTGAAGGCTACCGGCGTGAAGTTCACGCAGGTGTAG
- the lepB gene encoding signal peptidase I produces the protein MSEVPLPTLASPRSLSRRRRVLAVLLSLVPTPGAGHWALGLWGRGLFIFAALLTCFAMVPFVGLPALVAVLVLYVAAAVDAGRVAPPAQGVPSRGIAVLCVLCFALLGGQASMTIRTLVAEPWNVPGASMEPTLLLGDQFYSDKTVAAPLRRRPMERGEVIVFTSVEDSDLDYVKRIVAVGGDTVALREGQLILNGQAITRERLPDCTGLELTDPQAGCELYAETLGTHHYRVLQRADVAPSRFPEAVRGCPQGTEAREDGCRVVDGHLFVLGDNRDNSYDSRHWGAVPFANLQGVATELHFSLSPTQGVRWPRIGQRIP, from the coding sequence ATGTCCGAAGTTCCTCTACCCACGCTCGCCTCTCCCCGAAGCCTGTCCCGCCGCCGCCGTGTGCTCGCGGTGCTGCTGTCCCTCGTTCCCACGCCGGGAGCAGGGCACTGGGCGCTGGGGTTGTGGGGCCGTGGCCTGTTCATCTTCGCGGCGCTGCTGACGTGCTTCGCGATGGTGCCCTTCGTGGGGCTGCCAGCCCTGGTCGCCGTGCTGGTGCTCTACGTGGCCGCCGCAGTGGACGCAGGACGCGTGGCGCCCCCAGCCCAGGGTGTCCCGTCTCGCGGCATCGCCGTGCTCTGCGTCCTCTGCTTCGCGCTCCTGGGTGGGCAGGCGTCGATGACCATCCGCACGCTCGTGGCCGAGCCGTGGAACGTCCCCGGAGCGAGCATGGAGCCCACGCTGCTGCTTGGCGACCAGTTCTACTCGGACAAGACGGTGGCCGCGCCCCTGCGCCGCCGTCCGATGGAGCGTGGAGAGGTCATCGTCTTCACCAGCGTGGAGGACTCCGACCTGGACTACGTCAAGCGCATCGTCGCGGTGGGCGGGGACACGGTGGCCCTTCGCGAGGGACAGCTCATCCTCAATGGACAGGCCATCACGCGAGAGCGTCTCCCGGACTGCACGGGCCTCGAGCTGACGGACCCACAAGCTGGATGCGAGCTGTACGCGGAGACTCTGGGGACCCATCACTACCGCGTCCTCCAGCGCGCCGACGTCGCGCCCTCCCGGTTTCCGGAGGCGGTGCGCGGCTGTCCCCAGGGCACGGAAGCGCGGGAGGACGGCTGCCGGGTCGTCGACGGGCACCTCTTCGTGCTCGGGGACAACCGGGACAACAGCTACGACTCGCGCCACTGGGGCGCCGTGCCCTTCGCCAACCTCCAGGGCGTGGCCACCGAGCTGCATTTCTCCCTGTCCCCCACGCAGGGCGTGCGCTGGCCGCGCATCGGCCAGCGCATCCCGTAG
- a CDS encoding Mut7-C RNAse domain-containing protein: MQQPKPGVTVRFYGALNDFLPPERRGQEFTHVTQGTPSVKDLIESLGPPHPEVDVVLVDGEAVDFAHRVEPGSRVVAYPPFHALDVAPVKRVGPPPQEVPRFILDVGLGRLVGFLRMLGFDSLWRNDYADDTLARLSHDEDRILLTRDIGVLKRGEVARGYFPRATDPAHQLVEVVRRFGLTSRMRPFSRCLACNGPLTSAEPHEVKDRIPERVAERHSRFQQCAGCQRVYWAGTHQQRMQALVDKLRELERAE; this comes from the coding sequence ATGCAGCAGCCGAAGCCGGGGGTGACGGTGCGCTTCTATGGAGCGCTGAATGACTTCCTGCCGCCGGAGCGCCGCGGGCAGGAGTTCACCCACGTCACGCAGGGGACCCCGTCGGTGAAGGACCTCATCGAGTCGCTGGGGCCGCCGCACCCGGAGGTGGACGTGGTGCTGGTGGATGGCGAGGCGGTGGACTTCGCGCACCGGGTGGAGCCGGGCTCGCGCGTGGTGGCCTATCCGCCCTTCCACGCGCTGGACGTGGCGCCGGTGAAGCGCGTGGGGCCGCCGCCGCAGGAGGTGCCCCGCTTCATCCTGGACGTGGGGCTGGGGCGGCTGGTGGGGTTCCTGCGGATGCTCGGCTTCGACTCGCTGTGGCGCAACGACTATGCGGACGACACGCTCGCGCGCCTGTCGCATGACGAGGACCGCATCCTGCTCACGCGGGACATCGGGGTGCTCAAGCGCGGCGAGGTGGCGCGCGGCTACTTCCCCCGCGCCACGGACCCGGCGCACCAATTGGTGGAGGTGGTGCGCCGCTTCGGCCTCACCTCGCGCATGCGGCCCTTCTCACGGTGCCTGGCCTGCAACGGCCCGCTGACGTCGGCGGAGCCGCACGAGGTGAAGGACCGCATCCCCGAGCGCGTGGCGGAGCGGCACTCGCGGTTCCAGCAGTGCGCCGGGTGCCAGCGCGTCTACTGGGCCGGCACCCACCAGCAGCGCATGCAGGCGCTGGTGGACAAGCTGCGCGAGCTGGAGCGCGCGGAGTAG
- a CDS encoding endonuclease/exonuclease/phosphatase family protein yields the protein MKKTLTSLACAALSLTLLILACGDDSDPQVPLPLEDGGVMWADCDPARGAGACASGEVCRFVEHYDRSICVPTCDPQALCGPSDVACCTGAEDGGSGYCMPREVCEALDAGADDAGTVDAGVDAGFFEETDAGDSKDAGSGTDAGDGTDSGTDAGTGTDAGTGTDAGTGTDAGTGTDAGTGTDAGTGTDAGTGTDAGTGTDAGTGTDAGTGTDAGTGTDAGTGTDAGTDAGTGTDAGTDAGTSTGYTDIRIMAANITSGNGQDYDLGHGIRLMKGVKPDVILIQEFSYLTSSAADMRTMVDQIGTGFHYYRETGAQIPNGIISRWPIIESGEWTDPEVSNRDFAWARIDIPGPRDLWAVSVHFLTSNGGDRNREAASLVGRIRAAIPESDYLTIGGDFNTDTRSESCISTLGQVVTTQGPHPVDKNGRDGTNAGRSKPYDHVLVDADLRQYAQATVIRGATSSSTFDNGLVLDSRVYTPISEIAPALSGDSGAASMQHMGVIKDFRVPNF from the coding sequence ATGAAGAAGACGCTCACCTCCCTCGCGTGTGCGGCGCTGTCGCTCACCCTCCTCATCCTGGCCTGCGGAGACGACTCCGACCCGCAGGTCCCCCTACCGCTGGAGGATGGTGGGGTGATGTGGGCGGACTGCGACCCCGCACGTGGCGCGGGCGCCTGCGCCTCGGGCGAGGTCTGCCGCTTCGTGGAGCACTACGACCGCTCCATCTGCGTCCCCACGTGTGATCCACAGGCGCTGTGCGGGCCGTCGGACGTGGCGTGCTGCACGGGAGCCGAGGACGGCGGCAGTGGCTACTGCATGCCGCGCGAGGTGTGCGAGGCGCTCGACGCGGGCGCCGATGACGCCGGTACCGTGGACGCGGGCGTCGACGCTGGCTTCTTCGAGGAGACGGACGCGGGTGACTCGAAGGACGCCGGCTCGGGCACCGACGCGGGTGACGGGACGGACTCCGGCACGGATGCAGGCACCGGGACGGACGCGGGCACTGGCACGGATGCAGGTACTGGCACCGACGCTGGCACCGGCACGGACGCGGGTACCGGGACGGACGCGGGCACCGGGACGGACGCGGGCACCGGGACGGACGCGGGCACCGGGACGGACGCGGGCACCGGCACTGACGCTGGCACCGGCACGGATGCTGGCACCGGCACGGATGCTGGCACCGGCACGGATGCGGGGACGGACGCGGGCACCGGGACGGACGCGGGCACCGACGCCGGCACCTCCACGGGCTACACGGACATCCGCATCATGGCGGCCAACATCACCAGCGGGAACGGGCAGGACTATGACCTGGGCCACGGCATCCGGCTGATGAAGGGGGTGAAGCCGGACGTCATCCTCATCCAGGAGTTCAGCTACCTGACCAGCTCGGCCGCGGACATGCGGACGATGGTCGACCAGATTGGCACGGGCTTCCATTACTACCGGGAGACCGGGGCGCAGATTCCGAACGGCATCATCAGCCGCTGGCCCATCATCGAGTCCGGTGAGTGGACCGACCCCGAGGTCAGCAACCGGGACTTCGCCTGGGCCCGCATCGACATCCCCGGTCCCCGCGACCTCTGGGCCGTGAGCGTGCACTTCCTCACGTCCAACGGGGGAGACCGCAACCGGGAGGCCGCGAGCCTCGTCGGCCGCATCAGGGCCGCCATCCCCGAGAGCGACTACCTGACCATCGGCGGCGACTTCAACACCGACACCCGCAGCGAGAGCTGCATCTCCACCCTCGGCCAGGTGGTGACGACCCAAGGCCCCCACCCGGTGGACAAGAACGGCAGGGACGGCACCAACGCCGGCCGGAGCAAGCCCTATGACCACGTGCTGGTGGACGCGGACCTGCGCCAGTACGCGCAGGCCACCGTCATCCGTGGGGCCACCAGCTCCAGCACCTTCGACAACGGGCTGGTGCTCGACAGCCGCGTCTACACGCCCATCTCCGAGATTGCCCCGGCGCTGTCCGGCGACAGCGGCGCTGCCAGCATGCAGCACATGGGCGTCATCAAGGACTTCCGCGTCCCCAACTTCTGA